One Hyphomicrobium sp. CS1GBMeth3 DNA window includes the following coding sequences:
- a CDS encoding ATP-binding protein produces the protein MPLTDNSSAPRASDPITDVVWAGLDVVDNGILIWSSDRQLIYINEGFRRNCDLPVTLGMQYDDYIAALAYSSEWVIPGTPEDWAREKIADFAAIKDADYQLATGHFMHVAQRPIPTTGGMVVIFTDVTAVKRNERELREAKEAAEATDEAKSRFLRAANHDLRQPLASLKILIYNCLREEDEEQRVETLHAMSVATSIMEDLLGALLQIGQLDAGRIQPRITSFQLADLFERLQIQFGHQAQSKGIRLRFVTPNKTVSTDRALLERILSNFVANAIRFTEVGGVLVGCRKDGRGLRIEVVDTGRGIKEEHRERVFDEFYRVADENRAQKKGLGLGLNIVRRLAELLEHPIKLRSRFGKGSAFSVWVPLGNIWHSDTGFAADISEAVAGEFAGTPVLLVEDDEILRESMVRLLRRWGVDVHAAANEEEALALVSEAGVTPKVIIADFNLQARTGLDVINAIRAAVGDDVPALVVTADAEPKVISGIRDAGVPVLIKPVSPPRLRVLMHKLLFEPNHSDATDNQRPE, from the coding sequence ATGCCGCTAACTGACAACAGCAGTGCTCCGCGTGCGAGCGATCCTATAACTGATGTTGTATGGGCCGGGCTGGATGTCGTCGACAACGGCATCCTCATCTGGTCGAGTGATCGGCAGCTGATTTACATCAACGAAGGCTTTCGTCGGAACTGCGACCTGCCGGTCACGCTCGGCATGCAGTACGACGACTATATCGCCGCGCTCGCCTATTCGAGCGAGTGGGTGATTCCAGGAACACCCGAGGACTGGGCGCGCGAGAAGATCGCGGATTTCGCGGCAATCAAGGATGCCGACTACCAGCTGGCAACTGGTCATTTCATGCATGTTGCGCAGCGGCCGATCCCAACAACCGGCGGCATGGTCGTCATCTTCACCGATGTCACGGCGGTGAAACGCAATGAACGGGAGCTGCGCGAGGCGAAAGAGGCGGCGGAAGCGACCGATGAAGCAAAATCACGCTTCCTCAGAGCGGCGAACCACGATCTTCGTCAGCCGCTCGCGTCACTGAAAATCCTGATCTACAATTGCCTCCGCGAAGAGGACGAGGAGCAAAGAGTCGAAACGCTCCACGCGATGAGCGTGGCAACCTCGATCATGGAAGACCTCCTCGGTGCTCTGCTTCAGATCGGTCAGCTCGATGCTGGACGGATCCAGCCACGCATCACGTCCTTCCAGCTCGCGGATCTCTTTGAGCGCCTGCAAATCCAGTTCGGTCATCAGGCGCAGTCGAAAGGTATTCGACTTAGGTTCGTAACCCCGAACAAAACCGTATCGACAGATCGCGCGCTGCTGGAACGCATCCTCAGCAATTTTGTCGCGAACGCCATCCGCTTCACGGAGGTGGGTGGAGTTCTGGTCGGTTGCCGCAAGGATGGCCGGGGGCTGCGAATAGAGGTGGTCGACACCGGACGCGGCATCAAGGAAGAGCATCGAGAGCGCGTCTTCGACGAGTTCTATCGCGTGGCGGACGAGAACCGCGCACAGAAGAAGGGACTCGGGCTCGGGCTCAATATCGTGCGCCGGTTGGCAGAGCTGCTGGAGCATCCGATCAAGTTGCGCTCTCGGTTCGGCAAGGGCTCGGCCTTCTCTGTATGGGTTCCGCTCGGAAACATTTGGCATAGTGATACTGGTTTCGCGGCTGACATCAGCGAAGCCGTGGCAGGCGAATTTGCGGGAACGCCGGTGCTGCTCGTCGAGGACGACGAGATCCTGCGCGAATCCATGGTCCGGCTGCTGCGCCGCTGGGGCGTTGACGTACACGCCGCCGCCAATGAAGAAGAAGCATTGGCGCTCGTTTCAGAGGCTGGCGTCACCCCGAAAGTCATTATCGCCGATTTCAATCTTCAGGCCCGCACAGGTCTCGACGTCATAAATGCGATACGGGCCGCGGTGGGAGACGATGTTCCTGCGCTCGTTGTGACTGCGGACGCGGAACCAAAAGTGATAAGCGGCATCCGCGACGCTGGCGTCCCGGTTTTGATCAAGCCCGTCAGCCCACCGCGCCTCAGAGTGCTGATGCATAAA
- a CDS encoding transporter substrate-binding domain-containing protein — MDFTRRKVLKTTLAVSAAVGMPHLWLPTSKEAWGATLKKGEPIKVGLLFSLTGALAVPEEDSTLVLQYAFDEINANGGINGVPVEPVIVDAKSDFNVYTDKAKELILREKVIALFGCYTSASRKAILPTVMQRNHLLYYPTCYEGAECTQNTICTGPLANQHSKDLIPFMVEKFGKKVFFVGSNYVWPKESNKNAKIWLEQAGGELLGEEYIPLGSSEFGPVLNKIRDTKPDFIFSTVVGASDIAFHKQFKQEGFKVDSMPIASLTTGEIETRAMGAEFGAGHFLSAPYFQTLDNPTNQKFVEGFLKSKYGKNGTTHYNMEETYLSAYVFKAGLEKAAAAVGVENVTPRAIRDHSGGIRIEDAVSPEGLIWIDENNFNTWLKPKIGQCQADGTFKIVKSAEEHVAPDPYSIYPDIGTCTKDGLKASDGKVRTNVI, encoded by the coding sequence ATGGACTTCACCCGCCGAAAGGTTCTCAAGACGACTCTGGCCGTATCTGCCGCAGTCGGCATGCCTCACCTGTGGCTGCCGACCTCCAAGGAGGCCTGGGGAGCGACCCTCAAGAAGGGCGAGCCTATCAAGGTCGGCCTGCTGTTCTCTCTTACCGGCGCGCTTGCTGTGCCGGAGGAAGATTCCACCCTGGTGCTCCAGTACGCCTTCGACGAGATCAACGCGAACGGCGGGATCAACGGTGTGCCGGTCGAGCCGGTCATCGTCGATGCAAAGTCGGACTTCAATGTCTATACGGATAAGGCCAAGGAGCTCATCCTTCGCGAGAAGGTCATTGCCCTCTTTGGCTGCTACACGTCGGCCAGCCGGAAGGCCATCCTGCCGACGGTGATGCAGCGCAATCATCTGCTGTACTATCCGACCTGCTACGAAGGCGCCGAGTGCACGCAGAACACCATCTGCACCGGTCCGCTTGCCAACCAGCATTCGAAAGACCTGATCCCCTTCATGGTGGAGAAGTTCGGCAAGAAGGTTTTCTTCGTCGGCTCCAACTACGTGTGGCCGAAGGAATCGAACAAGAACGCCAAGATCTGGCTCGAGCAGGCCGGCGGCGAACTGCTCGGCGAGGAATACATCCCGCTCGGCAGCTCCGAGTTCGGGCCAGTTCTGAACAAAATCCGCGACACCAAGCCCGACTTCATCTTCTCGACGGTCGTCGGAGCGTCGGATATCGCGTTCCATAAGCAGTTCAAGCAGGAAGGCTTCAAGGTGGACTCGATGCCGATCGCGTCGCTCACCACTGGCGAGATCGAGACCCGCGCGATGGGCGCAGAATTCGGAGCGGGGCATTTCCTCTCAGCGCCGTACTTCCAGACGCTGGACAATCCCACAAACCAGAAGTTTGTCGAGGGCTTCCTCAAGAGCAAGTACGGCAAGAACGGCACGACACACTACAACATGGAAGAGACGTACCTCTCGGCTTACGTCTTCAAGGCCGGCCTGGAGAAAGCTGCGGCCGCCGTGGGTGTCGAGAACGTCACGCCGCGCGCCATTCGTGATCACTCTGGCGGCATTCGCATCGAGGATGCGGTGTCTCCCGAAGGGCTGATCTGGATCGACGAGAACAACTTCAACACCTGGCTGAAGCCGAAGATCGGCCAGTGCCAGGCCGACGGCACCTTCAAGATCGTGAAGTCCGCCGAAGAGCACGTCGCTCCGGATCCCTACTCGATTTATCCCGACATCGGCACTTGCACGAAGGATGGCTTGAAGGCCTCTGACGGCAAGGTCCGCACGAACGTCATCTGA
- a CDS encoding response regulator transcription factor, with product MKIIIADDHWVVRQSLKHVVRRLDQTLETYEAETFGELTQLLEEHPDVSLILLDLVMPGFEELGGLSALRTKFPDVPVVVVSVHEDVDHVIRAVEQGVIGYIPKSADGAEVERALERVLAGEVSFPRRIIERSSAPPARKKEAPSDRDLDKLTERERDVLALLGSGASVKNIAERLGLSSQTVRIHLGNAMKKLNIQDRSGAVHYAITHFGRTTDAAN from the coding sequence ATGAAGATCATTATCGCAGATGACCATTGGGTGGTCAGGCAATCCCTCAAGCACGTTGTGCGAAGACTGGACCAAACGCTTGAGACTTACGAGGCGGAAACCTTCGGCGAACTCACGCAGCTGCTGGAGGAGCATCCGGACGTCAGTCTCATCCTGCTGGATCTGGTGATGCCGGGGTTCGAGGAGCTTGGCGGCCTGAGCGCATTGCGGACGAAGTTTCCCGACGTTCCGGTCGTTGTCGTGTCCGTGCACGAGGATGTCGACCACGTCATCCGCGCCGTAGAGCAGGGCGTCATCGGCTACATCCCAAAGTCGGCAGACGGTGCCGAGGTTGAACGCGCACTCGAGCGCGTGCTTGCGGGTGAGGTTTCATTTCCGCGCAGGATCATCGAGCGCTCCTCCGCGCCACCGGCTCGCAAGAAGGAGGCACCCAGCGATCGCGATCTCGACAAGCTCACCGAGCGAGAGCGTGACGTGCTGGCGTTGCTCGGCAGCGGGGCATCTGTGAAAAACATCGCCGAACGGCTTGGGCTGAGCAGCCAAACCGTTCGTATTCATCTTGGAAATGCGATGAAGAAGCTGAACATTCAGGACCGGTCAGGCGCTGTCCATTACGCGATCACGCACTTCGGCCGAACCACTGATGCCGCTAACTGA